The Nostoc sp. 'Lobaria pulmonaria (5183) cyanobiont' genome window below encodes:
- a CDS encoding peptidase has product MGKRTQHPIFNTLINLISRRLITALALFIGTGLLIVFTNLQSSDGFTIIPKSVYSDLIISLPPSSPLKSHPLPPTLAQWQDKTNSGDYFSQVTTTQVGYLVWSQFPISVYVEPPKAIGEKQAQAWVNCVLEGVHEWSTYLPLTVVEQPESANITIVRKAPPLQISPGSNIPRARSAQTTYELYTSNKVLSHRFTILLSPSQTGDYLIAAARHEFGHALGIWGHSPLQTDALYFSQVRQPSPISVRDVNTLKRVYEQPTSLGWSLVDNSAT; this is encoded by the coding sequence ATGGGCAAAAGAACCCAACACCCGATATTTAACACCCTAATAAATTTAATTTCACGACGGTTAATTACAGCTCTTGCCTTATTTATTGGCACAGGGCTGTTAATCGTTTTTACTAATCTCCAGTCGAGTGATGGGTTTACAATAATACCAAAATCTGTATATTCAGACTTAATAATCTCTCTCCCTCCATCATCTCCCCTAAAATCCCATCCCCTACCGCCCACACTTGCACAGTGGCAAGATAAGACTAACAGTGGTGACTACTTTTCTCAAGTCACCACAACCCAAGTAGGTTACTTAGTTTGGTCACAATTTCCCATTAGCGTTTACGTAGAACCACCAAAAGCCATCGGTGAAAAACAAGCTCAAGCATGGGTTAATTGTGTCTTGGAGGGTGTACATGAATGGAGTACTTATTTACCTTTAACAGTAGTCGAACAGCCAGAAAGTGCTAATATTACGATTGTGCGAAAAGCGCCACCTCTACAAATTTCCCCTGGTAGTAATATACCCCGTGCGCGATCGGCACAAACTACTTACGAGTTATACACCAGCAACAAAGTTTTATCCCACCGCTTCACCATCTTGCTAAGTCCTAGTCAAACAGGTGACTATCTCATTGCAGCAGCCCGCCACGAATTCGGTCATGCGCTAGGAATTTGGGGTCATAGTCCGCTACAAACTGATGCTTTATACTTTTCTCAAGTTCGTCAACCGTCGCCTATTTCTGTTAGAGATGTGAATACTTTAAAGCGGGTTTATGAACAGCCAACCAGTCTAGGATGGTCTTTAGTGGATAATTCAGCGACTTAA